The nucleotide sequence TGACGATACGCCTATGGGAAACACCCGTAACCATGCCGAACACGAAGGTTAAGGCATAGGCGGCCGATGGTACTTGGTGGGGGACCGCCTGGGAGAGTAGGAGGTTGCCGGTTTTTGAATGGAGAGAATGAGGAGCAGATATGTCTGCTCCTTTTTTGATAGAGTGATGTAGCTAATAGTTTTTCTTTAGAAGAAACATATTTCTTTTTATATCGATAATAAAAAAAGGAAGGTGATTTTAAATGATAAAGAAATTTTTGATATCTTTGGGAACTATGATTAGTATAGTTTGTGTTTTGATGATTATATCTTTCTGCATGAAGGCAAGAAAACAAACGGATACTTCTATAGTAAATGTAGAGGAATCATCTGATTATATAAATATCTATATGTTTAGTGATGTAGTCATTAATGGAGAAACGGGTGAGAAATTAAATCCATCTTGTTATACACTTGGAGAGTTTACAGAACGATCACAAATATGGGGAAATGAGGGACATTTATATTATTCCGCGATTGAGGAATTTAAAAAGAATACTTCTCTTGAAGTGAGAGTTTCTTATTTTGGAACTACTTATGAAATTTTAGAGCAGTTAAAGGAGGATGCAAAGCAAAATAAGTTACCAGATGTTATTGTAGGAAGTTACACAAGTGAAAAGTATAATTTAATTCCGTTTTTGTTAAATGATTGGTTTTATGATTTGACTCCTTTTTTTGAAGAGGATGAAATTATATCTGGAGGAAATTATGTTTCAAAAGTGATCGAAGCTGGAAATATTAATGGAAGACAGGTATTGTTTCCTTTGACTTTTAATATGAATATTTTGATGTCATCCAAGGAAGTTCTAAAAGAACATAATTTTCCTATCTTGAAAGATTATTCCTATGATGAAATAGTTAATGTATTTATAGAAGAGTGGTCTAATCCAAAGCGGGAAAATGATGAGATGCCTTTGATACAGTTTACGGATATGTGGAATACATATCCATATAGCCTTTTTGATGCAGCGAGTGGGGTTACTTATTTAGATTTAGAAACACAAAGGGTAACTTTAGATAAGAAATATTTTTTTCAATTAGCTAAAATTTATGAAGCATACTTGTGTAATGATTTTACTATGAGTCAAAAAGAGTTGAAAGAAAGCGCAGCAAGAAATAATCAAGAACTAAGTTATAAACACTCAAAATATGAAAAGGTGATTGGTTTGGTTACAGAAGAAATTTTGGATGGTTTTGATTATATACATGATCATGCTATTTATATTTCAGATGGAGGAATGCAGGGTTTTTCTCTACATTCCTTTGCAGCACAAGCGAATTATTATGAATCTCGCTTTAAAGAAAAAAATGAAGAATTTTTGTGTATTGGAATTCCGATGAAAGAAAGTCAAAACGAATATACAGCAGTAGTCACAACTTTTGGAGCAGTATTAAATCATTCACAGCATGCTAAGGAAGGGTATAATTTTTTAAAGCATTTAGCAGATTCTTCACATTTTATGTATATGGATTTGTCTGTTAATAAAGAGCAAATTATGGAGACCTTTAGTGAGGTTACTAATACGCAATTTGATTTTTATCCAGCACAAGGGCAATTTCCACCGGATGATGTTCCAGAAGGGCAAGACTGGTTAGGAGAGTCATATACTATACAACCAATGTCGGAACAAACCAGCCTTTATTTGCAGAATATGATAGATAAGGTTGGAATCGCAATATTACCACAGGCAATACCACAACAAATGGTTCAGAATGAAATAGCACGATACATATATGGCGATATAGATTCTATGGAAAATGCTTATCAAAATGCAATAGACTCACTGGAAAGAGTATTTGAATAAATGATAGAAAAAGCCAATGAAAATAAGGTTTAAGTAATTTCTTTTAATAAACAATGTTTTCATTCCTAGAATAAGATATAAAAGGTATCTTTTACCAAAGATAATTTTTAATGTTAATGTTGAAAAAGAGATGGTTTTATGTTACCATTCTAAAGAAAATAACGTAATTAAAAGTTTTGGCAAAATGAGAAGAAGAAGTCTCACCTCTAACCGTTAAGGGTCATTTTTTCTTTTATTTTAGCAAAAGATAATGTTATAAAGATATGATTTGTATTCTATTGCTTATTTATGGAAGAGAATGCCCTTTTTGTGTTGAGCCAAATCTAGCAATACGGAAAGGAAACGGTAAAATGCAAAGAATAAAAAGAATTTTGAGCCTCCTGCTCTGCAGTACACTGTTATTTTTAATGATGCCGCAAGTTACTTTTGCAGAAGAAAGTACATTAGATAACAACGTTTCTGAGGAGGCAAACGGTTTATGCGAGCATCATACAGAGCATGATGAGACTTGCGGATATAATGAAGAAGAAGGGACTGTCTGTCATTATATTTGTGAAGTCTGTGAAGCAAACAAAAAATCACAGGAGGAGCAGGAGCTGCAGCCGCTTAATGATATGGCGCGTTCCGTCCCTTCTGAAACGCTGGAAAGTCATATTGTAACAGATAAGGTTTCAGATCCCCAGGGGGCGATTGTGAATTTATTTGATTACTGGGTAAATGATACCGGAGAGGTTCCCAATGGAGGTACAACGCCTAAGGGAGATTTGCTTACAAAGGATCATTCACATGTGCGTGAAAAGCCAAGTGCATGGGGAAACAGCTCTGCTTATTCCAGTGAAAATGACTGGTGGCGGGGAATTAATGAAAACCACTTGTTGCTTTTTGGAGATGGTGTGATTCATGCTGGCCTTTGGAACAAAGGGGCAGGAGAGACTTCAGACTATGGCAAGCAGTATGCCGGTATGGAAGGAATTGTTAAACCGGTACTGATAAACGGATATCCCAGCGTGAACATTGAGGCAGCACGGCAGCGACTGACAGGTGATGAAACAGTAAGAAACTGGAAATTAGTTAGCGATTGTATGCTAACGGGAGACCATATAGATACTTTGGACAGTCCTGGGGTTTATACGTATGACAGTAAGGATGTTCAGAATTTTAGTAATACTTTGATTCAGAAATGGGAAAATGCCACGGGTCAGACAATTGAAAACGGAATAGAGTCATTGAATTATCTGTTTGATCCTAGTATTTCTCATGACTATAAGAAATCCTATCAAAATGTCCGGGGACTATTTCAGCTCAACGATGAAGGTTATTATTATTATAATATGCGTGAAAATTTCGCGGAATTTTGCAAAAATGAGACAACAGTAGTGAGTGAAGAGCCAAGCGGAAAAGTTGAGCAGCACAGTGATGGAAACTTTATTTTATATGATGCGCCGGCAACGGTGCGTACAGACGCAGAAAAAAGTGTCGGAAATTTCTTTCCTTTTAATACTGCGCAGCAGGTCTTTGACGGAGTGGATGCACAGGGAAAATTGACCAGTTCAGTCAACCAGGCAGGCAATGAAATGAATCATCATTTCGGCATGACAGTGGATGTAGATTTTCGTCAGCCCTTAAATGGTTTGATTAATATGGGAACGGCCGGCAACAAGCATATGACCTTTGAGTTTTCCGGAGATGATGATGTTTGGGTTTATATTGATGATGTCCTAGTGCTGGATCTTGGCGGAGTGCATAGTGAGATCTATGGACTGATTGACTTTGCGACAGGTGATGTCTTTATTGGTCAGAGCTTTGATTCTAAAGGGATTCCTGAATATGATCTGCAAGCAGATGGCTCTTATAATACGCCGGACCATTTGGTGACACGGACAACGCTGAAGGCATTATTTGAAGCTGCCGGCGTGGATACCAATACCTCGGCATGGAGAGACAATACCTTTGCCAGCAACACGGACCATAAATTGAATATGTATTATCTGGAGCGGGGCAATTACGATTCTAGTTTAGCAATGTATTTTAACCTGCAGCCACGTTTATATCAGCAGATCAAAAAAGTAGATCAAAATGGGGATCCTATTGAGAATGTTGAGTTTGATTTATACGAGGCTAAAAAAACCGGAGAGACGTATGAAGCAGTAGGAGAAGCATTGGCTTCTTTAAAAACAGGGAAAGATGGAATTGCTGTTTTTGAAGAGGTACAGGAGTATCAAGAGGATGGTACACCGGTCATGCGGCCGTTCAATTTTGCAGACCGCTATACCAATCAGAATATTGAATACTATATTCTAAAAGAAACCAAGCCGGCAGAAGGATATCGGGCTCTGCCAAATGACGTTGTGCTACAGTATAATAACGAAACAACGATGTTGATTGTAGCCAATCGATATTTGACAGGCGCATACGCCAGTTTTATTTCCAATATCATAGGAAATAGTCATGTTACCTATGGTAGCTTCAGTCCCGCCACTGGCCAAATTGAGCCAAGCAGTACGGCGATCAGCGAGCAGGCACAGAAGGAAGGCTTGATTCTTGCAGTACCCATGCTGCGCCAGGATGGCATGAGCGCGGAGACCGGAGATGGAAAATGGGTTGCGTTGTATGGCAGCAATACCAAAGGACTGAGTACCATAATTCCAGAAACGCGAACGGCGTTTGCATGGCGCAAGGCAATTTTGCATTCGGCGCTGTATCAGGCTTTAGATGCAGATACTCCCGGATGGTATTTGGAGTGGAATACCGATACGAAGCGGCTGGAAGGAACGCTTTCTGACCTACCGGGACGAGCAGATCGATACCAACTTATAGAAGATTTGGATAGCGATATGAAGATGGTATATGCGATCATTGAGCCGGCTGTTTTTGAGAAGCTAGGGATTACAGGAGAAAGTTCTCAAGCGAGATATCAGGCTTTTGCAGAATATGTACAAAATGCAGTACAGAGATATCTGGACGAGCATAAGGGAGAAGGAAAGACAAGCAAGGAGCTGACAGAGGCGGCAATTGAAGAGATTGGCGAACAGATCTATATGACACCAGCCGACGGCGGGGCATATGAAATGGACGGAGCATATCAAAGCAGAGGCTTTAGCTTTTTGAATACCGATCAGTTTATCCGCAATTTCCGTTCTTTACTATATATTCCTAATGAGCAAAGAGAGCTGAGAGTCTGGAAGGTTGATCAAAATGGCAAAGGGGTAAACGGTGTAGAATTTACCTTATATCGAGATATTGACGGTACAGATGAAGAGGGAAATCCCATTCGGGATACGGTAGCGGCAAGAGGCATTACAGCAAATGTAGATGGCTTAGATGGCGTTCTGGTCTTTAGGCCACCGGTCAAGACAGAAGAGGGGCATTTAGCAGATACCGCACCGGACGGATATGCATGGACCTCATGGGTACAGGAGGAATGTGATCGGTATTATTTAAAAGAGACCAATGCGCCGGAGGGATATGATCTAAATAGTACGAAGATTCCGGTTATCGTAGGGCGGTATTCGATTTATGCAGATGCCGGGACGCCGGATAATGGCGTTACGGTCATGGCTGGCGTTGGTAAATTGGTTCAAACCATGGTTAAATATGCGGCGGATGAAAATGTGAATATCACGTTGCGGGATATTACTGCTTATGCGCAGCAGCAGGCTAGTGGAAGCTTTGATCTGGAAGGCTGGGAGGATATGAAGCTGGAAGGAACAGAGGTAAAGCGGTATCTGAATTTGCATTATGGAGCCAATGCGATGATTAGCTATGGTCTGCATGATGAGGACGGCGGGCAGACCATGTATCCCTTCTTTGTTACCGATTCAGGATTTTTACGGGCACGCGTGGAACAAAATTATGCTGCCCTGACAGTGCGCAGTCCATATGCCAAGGATCGCCCTAATTATGCGCAAAAAGATGATATCAGCGGACAGGATATTACTAGCTTATTTAGCTTGTTAAACATCGTGGTTGTTACAGATCAGAAAGATAACAGTGAACCAACTGGAAAGCTTTTAATCAGCAAAACGATACAAGGAAGTCAGCTAGAGGAAGCGGATTATACCAGAAATTTTGAATTTGAGGTATCTTTGAAAGATGCAGAAGGAAACGCTCTTCCTGGCGAGTACTATTTCTATGGGACTAACCGCTCCGGTTATATCCGGGACGGCGGCGCAGTTTTTCTGCATCATGATGAAAGTATTACGATTCTTGGATTACCAGAAGGAACAAAATGGGCTGTGAGTGAAACGCAGGTGAAGGATTGGTATGTCTCTGCAAGCACGGGTGTGATTGAGGGGACAATTGAGGAAGATCAGACTTCTATTGCCGCGTTTATCAACACCAATATGGAAGCAGAGATGGGAAATCTGAAAATCCGCAAGCTGGTTTCAGGAGAAGGAGCAGAGCCAGACAGAGACTTTTCCTTCATTATTACCCTGCAGGATGAGCAGGGCAATGAGCTGACAGGGAGCTACCGATATGAGGGAGATAAAAGAGGTGAGCTGAGAAGCGGAGATACGGTGACGCTTCATCATAATGAAACCATTGAGATCATTGGACTTCCGGCATATACGCAGTATATCATTACCGAAGAGAAAGTAGCAGGATATGTGCTTACGGCAGAAAATGACCGGGGGACGATCATAAAGGATGAAACGATTACAGCGCTATTCTACAATGAGAGGAAGGATGGGGAGGAATCGGATCCCGACTCTTCCATGGAACAGCCGAAGAATCCCAATGATCCATCTGATCCGTCTGATCCATCATCAGGAAGACCGGCAACGGGAGACGCAGAGAATGCAGCAGTATGGATGCTGATGCTGAGTCTTTCGCTTATCTTACTTTGTGTTATGAAGAGGCTTGCTAAGAAAAAGGCATAATGTATTCAGCAAAGGCTATCGCCAGGATCATCAGATCGGGCGATGGCCTTTTTCTTTTGCAAATGAATTGATTTTCAGTTGCTTTTTCCGTTTTTAGCATCTATAATGGAGGAACTTATCATAAGGAAGCAGAGGAAATGGGCATGTTATATCCTAAAAATAAAAGTAAAACCCTGAGCAGGGAGCTATTTCAAAATCCTACCAGCGAATACCGGGGAACTCCATTTTGGGCATGGAACGGAAGGCTTTCGGAAGAAACATTAGCAGAGCAGATTGATATTTTCGAGCAGATGGGATTTGGCGGTTTTCATATGCATGTCCGAACAGGGATGGATACGCCCTATCTGAGCAAAGAGTTTATGGATTTTGCTGCATTTTGCGTGCAAACGGCAAAGAAGAAAAAGATGCTGGCTTGGCTGTATGATGAGGATCGCTGGCCTTCCGGAACAGCCGGCGGCCGGGTCACAGCTGGTAAGCCAGAAAATGCCAGAAAGACACTGCTTCTCACGACAAAGCCCTATGAAGAGGGCAGGCCGCATCAAAGCACAGAGCCGGAGCCGGGCCGCGGCCAAGAAAGCATGCGGCAGGATAATGGGACCCTGCTTGCCGTGTATGACGTGATATTGGACGATGAGGGGTGTTTGCGCTCTGCGCGTCGTATTGCAGAGGAGGCGCAGGCGGAAGGCACAAAGTGGTATGCCTATGAGGAGCATGCAGCAGCAGATCCTTGGTTTAATAATCAGGCCTATGTGGATACATTGAATCCGCAGGCGATCCAGATGTTTATTGAAATGACGCATGAACGATATAAACAAGGACTGAGCGAGGAGTTTGGCAGCACAGTTCCGGCGATTTTTACGGATGAGCCCCAGTTTGCGCCTAAGGATACGCTGCGTTTTGCCAAAGAAAAGAAGGATGTTTTTCTTTCCTGGACAACGCAGCTGCCGCAGCTGTATCAGGCGCGGTATCATGAGGATTTGCTGGATAAAATTCCCGAGCTTTTGTGGGAGCTTCCGGCCGGACGTCTGTCCCGGGCGCGCTGGCGTTTCCAGAATTTGTTGACGGATCTTTTTATTGAGTCATATTGCAGGCCGATCGGGACATGGTGCCGGCAAAACAAGCTTTTACTGACAGGACATGTGATGGGGGAGCCCACGCTCGAAAGCCAGACGCAGGCGGTGGGAGATGCGATGCGCTGCTATCCGGAGTTTGGCCTGCCGGGCATCGATATGCTGTGTGATTTTCATGAATATACAACGGCCAAGCAGACGCAGTCTATGGTGCATCAGAGCGGTGCGGAGGGCATGCTGTCGGAGCTGTATGGCGTAACGGGCTGGGACTATGATTTTCGCGGCTATAAGCTGCAGGGAGACTGGCAGGCGGCACTTGGCGTGACAGTGCGCGTGCCTCATCTGGCGTGGATGACCATGAAGGGCGAAGCCAAGCGGGACTATCCGGCCTCGATCAGCTATCAATCGCCGTGGTATCAGGAGTTTTCGCTGATAGAGGATCATTTTGCCCGTGTAAACACGGCCATGACCCGCGGCAAAACTAAAGTGAAGGTCGCAGTCGTGCATCCGATTGAGTCATTTTGGATGTATTGGGGGCCCGCAGATCAGACAGCAGGGCTGCGCCGCCAGATGGAAGAGGAATTCAGGCATCTGGCCGAGATCCTCTTATTTGGCAGTATTGATTTTGATTATGTATGCGAAGCGCGTCTGCCGGAGCAATGCAAGCAGGGTGGGTATCCGCTGCAGGTGGGGCAGATGGCCTATGAGACGGTCATCGTTCCGCCGCTGCGCACGATCCGCAGCACCACGCTGGCGCGTCTGGAAGCCTTTCAAAGGGAAGGCGGCCGCGTGATCTTCTTAGGGCCGTGCCCGGATTATGTGGATGCAGAAAGAAGGCCCGAAGCGGCGGTTCAGCTGTATCAGGCGGCTCAGCATGTGAGCTTTGATGAGGCCGCCATTTTGGAGGCACTGGAGCCCGAGCGCTTTCTAGATATCCGCACGGCGGAAGGAGGACGAGCCGGCAGCCTTCTTTACCAGCTGCGAGAGGAGGATGAGCAAAAGTGGCTGTTCATCTGTAATGGCAAGAATCCCGTCAGTCCGGATGTGGATCCGGCGCCGCGGCTCAGATTTAGTTTGGATGGGGAGTATGTGCTGGAGTGGCTGGATACGATGAGCGGAATGATTGTGCCGATGCAGGCCGCCTATGAAGATGGTAAAACGGTGTTTGAAAGACAGTGGCATATGCATGATAGTCTGCTGCTGCATCTCACGCCGGGACGGGGAGAGATCGCAGAGAGAGAGCCTCAGGCGGAGGAGGAGCAGGCGGATGTGATTTTAAGGCCGGTGGAAGTGGCCTTGGAAGAGCCCAATATGCTGCTGCTGGACATGGCGGAGTATGCGATCAATGGCGGAGCGTATTATTCGGAAGAGGAGATTCTGAGGATCGATACGATAGCGCGGACCAAGCTGCATATTCCGCTGCGGCGCAAGGAGGTGCTGCAGCCGTATCTGATTGAGCCGGAGGAGGCGAAGGACCGGCTGCGGCTGCGGTTCTGGATTGAAAGCGAGGGAGCCGTAAACGGCGCGAAGCTAGGCATGGAGGATCCGGAAGCGGCTGCTATATGGCTGAACGGAGAGCGTGTGCAGACGAAGCCGGATGGATGGTATGTGGATCATTGTATCAAGACGTTTGCGCTGCCGACGATTGCAGCAGGAGAGAATTGCTTAGAGATCGAGGTGCCTATCGGGCGGCGTACAAATCTGGAGGCCTTTTATCTGCTGGGAGATTTTGGCGTCCGGATAAATGGAGTGAAAAAGATGCTTACGCCGCCGGTTAAAAGACTGGGCTTCGGCGATATCGTAGGGCAGGGGCTTCCGTTTTATACCGGCAATTTGCTCTACACATTTAAGGTAGAAGCGGAGGGAGATTTTACGCTTCGGGTACCGCAGTACCGGGGCGGACTGGTGAAGGTACTGGTGGATGGAAAGGAGGCCGGCAGCATTGTTTTCTCGCCGTATCAGCTGAAAGTCAGGGCGGCAAAAGGCGTGCATACGGTGCAGCTGCGGCTTTATGGCACGCGTCAAAATGGGTTTGCACAGCTGCATCATACGCAGGGCGTGTATTTTTATCAGAGTCCCAATTCGTGGCGCAGCGCAGGCGATCTGTGGAGCTATGAATATCAGTTTAAGCCAGCCGGGATTTTAAAGTCGCCGGAGGTGTACGGAGCGGCGGTTTTGGATCAGAAGGGGCAAAAGCGTGTAAGCGGCGGCGTGCAAAAACATATCACAGATTTAAGCTAAGGAGGAGGGCAAACAGATGCTGTACAAGAAAAATGTAGCGCCAAGGCTGGAGAGGGAGTTGTTTCAGAATCCGACGGCTGAATACCGAGGAACGCCCTTTTGGGCGTGGAACTGCGAGCTGCATGAGGAGGAGCTGAAATGGCAGCTGGAGGTGCTCAAAAGGATGGGGTTTGGCGGCGCCCATATGCATGTGCGTACGGGTATGGCTACTCCCTATTTGAGCGAGGAATACATGGCGCTGATCAAGGCCTGCGTAGAAAAGGCTAAAAGCGAGGGGATGCTGGCCTGGCTGTATGATGAGGACCGCTGGCCTTCGGGCGCTGCGGGAGGCCTGGTGACGAAGGAGCAGCAATACCGCGCAAGGCATCTGCTGTTTACCCCCAGGCCGTATTCAAAGGATGGATCCGGCGCACGGCAGGTGGAGAGTTCGTCGGCTGCGGCCGGCCGTACGGAAAAGGGATATCTGCTGGCCTGCTTTGATGTAGAGCTCACAGCAGATGGATATCTGGCCGGGGCCAGACAGATCGAAGAGAATGAGAAAGCGGCGCATCACAAGTGGTATGCCTATGTAGAGCAAAACTCGGAAAGCGGCTGGTATAACAATCAGACCTATGTAGATACCTTAAATCAGAAAGCCATACAGCGGTTTATTGAAATCACCTATCAAAGCTATGAAAAAACGATTGGCAGTGAATTTGATCAGACCGTGCCGGCTATCTTTACCGATGAACCGCAGTTTTCTCGAAAATCGACGCTGCATTTTGCAGCGGATCAAAGCGACGTATTTCTGCCGTGGACAGAGGATCTGCCAAGCACCTTTGCTGCGGCCTATGATGAGGATCTGATCGCAGGGATCCCGGAGCTCATCTGGGAAAAGGCAGGAGAAGCGCCGTCAGTTACGCGCTATCACTATCATGATCATATCTGTGAGCGGTTTGCACAGGCATTCGCCGATCAGTGCGGCGCATGGTGCCGCGCCCATGGGCTGGCGCTTACAGGGCACATGATGGAGGAGCCCACGCTGGAAAGTCAGACAGCAGCGCTGGGTGAGGCCATGCGGTCCTACCGCGGCTTTGATCTGCCGGGCATCGACATGCTCTGCGCCCGCTTTGAGTACACGACGGCCAAGCAGACACAGTCGGCAGTGCATCAGTTTGGCTATGAAGGGATGACCAGCGAGTTATATGGCGTGACCAACTGGGATTTTGATTTTCGCGGACATAAGCTGCACGGCGACTGGCAGGCAGCGCTGGGAGTGACGATTCGCGTGCCGCATCTTTCGTGGGTATCCATGGCCGGCGAGGCCAAGCGCGATTATCCCGCCTCGATCAACTATCAGTCACCCTGGCATCAGCAGTATGCGCTGGTGGAAGATCATTTTGCCCGCGTCAATACGGCCATGACGCGCGGCAAGGCCATAGTGCGCGTAGGCGTCATTCATCCCATCGAAAGCTACTGGCTGCACTGGGGCCCCTCAGAGCAGACAGCCATGGTGCGAGATGAACTGGATCAAAGCTTTCAAAATATGACGCAGTGGCTGCTCTTTGGCGGCATCGATTTTGACTTCATCAGCGAGTCTCTGCTGCAGCAGCTGTGCGCGCACGGCGGTGCGCCTCTTGCCGTAGGGCAGATGAACTATGACGTCATAGTGGTGCCCGGCTGCGAGACCCTGCGCACATCAACCGTAGAACGACTGGAAGCATTTGCCGCCGCGGGCGGAAAGTTAATTTTTGCCGGCCGCATTCCGGCTCTGGTGGATGCGAGACCGAGCAGGAGAGTCGCAGAGCTGGCAGAGACCTGCGAGAAGGCAGCGCTGAGCGAAGGGGCGCTGCTGCAGGCGCTGGAGCCGGTGCGGATGGTGGAGATCCGGGACGGAGCCGGAAAGCTTACGAGGAATCTGTTGCATCAACTGCGGCAGGATCAGACAGGCCGCTGGCTGTTTATTGCGCATGGCAAGGAGCCGTATAATCCGGATGCACCGCAGGTTCAGGATCTGCGGATTCGGCTGCGGGGGCAGTGGAGACCGCTTGTCTATCAAACGCTGGATGGGACTACGGAAAGAATTGACTTTGAGGCAAGGGGCGACGAGACGATCATCAGCTGCCGGATGTATGAATATGATAGTCTGCTGCTTTTTTTGGAGCCCTGCGGGCAGGAGAGCTATGCAGCGCCGAAAGCAGAAAAAAAGCACAGCGCTTCTGTGGCTGTGCCGGTGCGGGTAGCGTATACGCTGGATGAGCCGAATGTGCTGCTGCTGGATCAGGCGGAATATGCGCTGGATGATGGTGCATGGGAGAGCAGAGAGGAAATTTTGCGTCTGGATAACGTGTGCCGTGAGCGGCTGGGGTGGCCAACCAGAAAGGAGGCGGTCGCGCAGCCTTGGGTCGTGCCGCCGGAGCCGCCTGTACACCGTGTGCGGCTGCGTTTTCGGTTTGATTCGCAGATGGAGGTGACGGAGGCCTGTCTGGCTTTGGAGGATGCGGAGCAGGCAGAGCTGACGCTCAATGGAGAGCCGGTAGATAAGCAGATTACGGGATGGTACGCGGATAAGGCCATTCGCACGGTGCGCCTGCCGGGGATCGTTAAGGGAGAAAATGTGCTGGAGGCGGTGTTGCCGTTTGGCCGCCGGACCAATTTGGAATGGATGTATGTGCTGGGAAACTTTGGCGTGCAGGCTAGCGGGCGCTATACATGCATTCAGCCGCTGCCGGAAAAGCTGTGTTTTGGAGATATTACGCGGCAGGGATTTCCGTTTTATGGAGGCAATGTGACCTACCGGATTCCGGTTACAACGCATGGCGGAAGGCTGACGCTGCGTTCCTCGCAGTATAGAGGCGTGCTGCAAA is from Lachnospiraceae bacterium and encodes:
- a CDS encoding fibro-slime domain-containing protein translates to MQRIKRILSLLLCSTLLFLMMPQVTFAEESTLDNNVSEEANGLCEHHTEHDETCGYNEEEGTVCHYICEVCEANKKSQEEQELQPLNDMARSVPSETLESHIVTDKVSDPQGAIVNLFDYWVNDTGEVPNGGTTPKGDLLTKDHSHVREKPSAWGNSSAYSSENDWWRGINENHLLLFGDGVIHAGLWNKGAGETSDYGKQYAGMEGIVKPVLINGYPSVNIEAARQRLTGDETVRNWKLVSDCMLTGDHIDTLDSPGVYTYDSKDVQNFSNTLIQKWENATGQTIENGIESLNYLFDPSISHDYKKSYQNVRGLFQLNDEGYYYYNMRENFAEFCKNETTVVSEEPSGKVEQHSDGNFILYDAPATVRTDAEKSVGNFFPFNTAQQVFDGVDAQGKLTSSVNQAGNEMNHHFGMTVDVDFRQPLNGLINMGTAGNKHMTFEFSGDDDVWVYIDDVLVLDLGGVHSEIYGLIDFATGDVFIGQSFDSKGIPEYDLQADGSYNTPDHLVTRTTLKALFEAAGVDTNTSAWRDNTFASNTDHKLNMYYLERGNYDSSLAMYFNLQPRLYQQIKKVDQNGDPIENVEFDLYEAKKTGETYEAVGEALASLKTGKDGIAVFEEVQEYQEDGTPVMRPFNFADRYTNQNIEYYILKETKPAEGYRALPNDVVLQYNNETTMLIVANRYLTGAYASFISNIIGNSHVTYGSFSPATGQIEPSSTAISEQAQKEGLILAVPMLRQDGMSAETGDGKWVALYGSNTKGLSTIIPETRTAFAWRKAILHSALYQALDADTPGWYLEWNTDTKRLEGTLSDLPGRADRYQLIEDLDSDMKMVYAIIEPAVFEKLGITGESSQARYQAFAEYVQNAVQRYLDEHKGEGKTSKELTEAAIEEIGEQIYMTPADGGAYEMDGAYQSRGFSFLNTDQFIRNFRSLLYIPNEQRELRVWKVDQNGKGVNGVEFTLYRDIDGTDEEGNPIRDTVAARGITANVDGLDGVLVFRPPVKTEEGHLADTAPDGYAWTSWVQEECDRYYLKETNAPEGYDLNSTKIPVIVGRYSIYADAGTPDNGVTVMAGVGKLVQTMVKYAADENVNITLRDITAYAQQQASGSFDLEGWEDMKLEGTEVKRYLNLHYGANAMISYGLHDEDGGQTMYPFFVTDSGFLRARVEQNYAALTVRSPYAKDRPNYAQKDDISGQDITSLFSLLNIVVVTDQKDNSEPTGKLLISKTIQGSQLEEADYTRNFEFEVSLKDAEGNALPGEYYFYGTNRSGYIRDGGAVFLHHDESITILGLPEGTKWAVSETQVKDWYVSASTGVIEGTIEEDQTSIAAFINTNMEAEMGNLKIRKLVSGEGAEPDRDFSFIITLQDEQGNELTGSYRYEGDKRGELRSGDTVTLHHNETIEIIGLPAYTQYIITEEKVAGYVLTAENDRGTIIKDETITALFYNERKDGEESDPDSSMEQPKNPNDPSDPSDPSSGRPATGDAENAAVWMLMLSLSLILLCVMKRLAKKKA